The genomic window CCGAATCGCTTTAGCACCGCATAATCCACAGGGACCGGTCAGTACAGCGGCATCACTGGAATTCGGTTTTTCACAACCCGGCTACATCATTTGTGAGTCTGTCCACAACGATGTTCCGTGGCGACAGGATGTGGTGCAGGAAGGTTTTTTGGTCGAAGAATCAACCCGAACGGTCAAAGCAACGTCCAAACCGGGACTGGGGATCTCCATTAATGAAGCGGAGGTTCTCAAACATCCGTTTGAACAGGAAATTCCTCAACGTGTGTTTTATCGCGATGGTGCTGTGGGAGACTGGTAATCCATGAGCTCGAACGGACCACGTCATTTCCGGCACGCATCTTTCCGAGGACAGATTGGAATTGCCCGAACGGACATCACGCCCGCCATCGGGACTTATTCGCGTAACTGGGGCGCTGCTGAACACGACGTCGCTGATGCGGTTCACCGATCACTGACTCTTTCTGTTCTCACTCTGGCCTCAGAGACTGAAGAATCACCACTGATATTCATTGATGCAGATCTGGGATGGTGGAAAACGCCTCAGGTGTTTACCGAATTTCACAAGCGGCTGCTTCGAGAGCTGGAGGTGGAATCTTCTGACCTGATCTTTGCGCTCAGCCATACTCATGCGGGTCCGCCGCTGGAGCAGCCGGATGATCTTCTTTCGGGAAGTGGGCTGCTTAAGGAATGGATGGAAACACTGCACCACCGCACCGTCCAGGCAGTACGTCAGGCAAAGTCAGCTCAGACGGACAGCATTCTCGAATGGAACACAGGTCGATGCCAACTGGCTACGGTAAGAGACCTGCCCGATCCGGACAGCAGCCGTAATCGCCTGCTGTGCGGCTTCAACCCGGACGGTGAAGCCGATGACACACTGCTGTTAGGCAGGATTACTGATTCCAGTGGAAACATTCGTGCGACTCTGGTGAACTATGCCTGCCATCCCACAACACTGGCGTGGGAAAACACCGCACTGTCTCCCGACTATCCGGGTGCCATGCGGGAAACGATGCAGAACCACACAGGTGCACCGGCGTTCTTCATGCTCGGGATCTGTGGAGATCTCGCACCTCGTTACCAGTACGTGGGTGACCCCAGCGTCGCCGATCGGCATGGTCGGCAGCTGGCACTGGCCGCGTTATCTGCTCTGGAGGATATGGAACCACCTGAGACTCAACTGGTTTTTCAGAAAGCAGTGGAATCCGGGGCACCGCTGGCGGCATGGCGTCATCTGCCGTCGGAATCATCTCCGGCACTGAAAGCGTTTCAGACCAGTGTGCGGCTTCCGCTGAAAGACTGGGCCACCGCGGAGGAACTGGAGCAGCAGCG from Fuerstiella sp. includes these protein-coding regions:
- a CDS encoding alkaline ceramidase is translated as MSSNGPRHFRHASFRGQIGIARTDITPAIGTYSRNWGAAEHDVADAVHRSLTLSVLTLASETEESPLIFIDADLGWWKTPQVFTEFHKRLLRELEVESSDLIFALSHTHAGPPLEQPDDLLSGSGLLKEWMETLHHRTVQAVRQAKSAQTDSILEWNTGRCQLATVRDLPDPDSSRNRLLCGFNPDGEADDTLLLGRITDSSGNIRATLVNYACHPTTLAWENTALSPDYPGAMRETMQNHTGAPAFFMLGICGDLAPRYQYVGDPSVADRHGRQLALAALSALEDMEPPETQLVFQKAVESGAPLAAWRHLPSESSPALKAFQTSVRLPLKDWATAEELEQQRLACDERAEEERLRRKRDIRRSIGNGPDWELAVHAWRIGDTVLVGCCCEPYSVLQQELRRQFPDRVIICMNLINGSIGYLPPADLYDTDVYPVWQTPFDRGSLELTLDCMTKAIRHVLNE